The Acidobacteriota bacterium genome contains the following window.
TGAACTCTCGTCGCAAAACCTTCCCCACGCTGTCAGGGAGAACGTGGCCTTCAACGCGGTGAATGACGCTGCGGTTTACTTCGTCGACTTCGTATGAGCCGAAGAACGCAGTGAACTCATCGAGAGCCTCTTTGATTTCTTCGGCGGGCAGGCTTTGCCAGCCGGCCGATGAAAGCGGCGCGCGGTGTCGTTTCATGATCTGGACCGACATTCGACCCGATGAATCGTAGATGAGCAACCCCGCCGCATCCTGGCCGTAAGGGTGAACGACTTCGCCGTCAGGCCCATCTTCTTCGAACGCGACCAGTCGCCAGGCTCCAATGAATCTTTCCATTGGTGGAATTCTATTACAATACCAGTGTCGGTACCACACAGGGATCTTCGAAGACGTGGTCGGCGCAACACCTCGGTTGAGTTTCGCGGATTCACGCGGTGGGCTTCGGTGCCGTCCATAGGTTCGCTGGTTCAGATGACCGGCCCTCAACGCGCTGGCGTCGTCCGAAGCGCGGCTTTTGCCAGGTCGTCAAGCAACTCTTTCAGCGATCGCTTCACAACAGAATCGTCGCTCGTGTTGATCTGGAGAGCGACCCCGATCCGTTCTTTCGGATACCACCGCACCTGCGTGAAGTATCCGGGGAAGTAACCGCCATGGCCGTAAGCTTCGCCGAGCGGCGTCGGCTCGACCTCCACTCCGAGCCCGGAGCGCGAGCCTTTGCCCAGATCCGGCGCGTCAACTGTCGTGAGGACATCGGGCAGCAGTTTCCGACTGAACGCCCGCCCTTCGCAGAAGTCGGCGATCCAGCGGGC
Protein-coding sequences here:
- a CDS encoding lipocalin-like domain-containing protein, with product MERFIGAWRLVAFEEDGPDGEVVHPYGQDAAGLLIYDSSGRMSVQIMKRHRAPLSSAGWQSLPAEEIKEALDEFTAFFGSYEVDEVNRSVIHRVEGHVLPDSVGKVLRREFTFSGDVLVLRPSPTRRVIWERITPRENLERGTV